A window of the Saccharomyces eubayanus strain FM1318 chromosome II, whole genome shotgun sequence genome harbors these coding sequences:
- the APC4 gene encoding anaphase promoting complex subunit 4: MNDYFIDYNPRFPIFAIRVVKGLAIHRVSDHARLAVIPIRNIALVANYNWDVSTGKFLSIFFKDGTIRIHDIFKDGRLVSFLRIPRTNISRGIWDRIPLKYESGHRSFAYNVIDVLPKLIRFVKDSKRVTIAPYTPPNSLWRGPDEDDPENREKLDIHVIFNEGNDKITVFFNGDYAILLPVSDFENEKILKSVVKVQDGFYHCLYNDGTVSTLNLERLLQSEPSVDLLRYMMVIKELIGYLLAHIEFINRELTTPYVDFLKRICDEAYGYSKLKSELECLFLLGEVPCDLDDWLCNAVGEKNFKRWKVLGCEAYQKTVQVFTLAFVPTCERIIIFVQKVKGVLEAFSIQDESDNNADLTAVELLLKQSQELLNITLKSIIDLGKDEALFEKFLMWFNDRIHEGLDEDYKSKFEFEDDPYFGYDLLNFFEKFLFGGNTDSSSVIDMNLYRDLINSMTDMEKDIAKNNVNPHIQRQILFQSKADVFSQRYPSSQINLLDAIKLPKQNYIVYLLQVTEKKNTQEAPMEANTQKLYIGTLKDESLNIVSRESSIKIPEPFKSYDLNSARFAPKMVPNFIREIEQINSNYNYNHNAKFGEEEDDDEEDDGTITIPTYITESEKSEDFIACTTKISVDGRSASLVFPKGNEVNKNINR, encoded by the coding sequence ATGAATGATTACTTCATCGATTATAACCCACGCTTCCCAATATTTGCTATTAGAGTAGTAAAAGGCCTTGCCATTCACAGAGTGTCAGACCACGCTAGACTTGCAGTAATTCCTATTAGAAATATAGCTTTAGTGGCGAATTACAATTGGGACGTTTCCACTGGTAAATTTCTgtcaattttcttcaaggaTGGAACCATTAGGATTCACGATATCTTTAAAGACGGTAGATTAGTCTCATTTTTAAGAATACCGAGAACAAATATATCAAGAGGTATATGGGACCGAATTCCATTAAAATATGAATCTGGTCATCGAAGTTTTGCCTATAATGTAATCGATGTATTACCAAAATTAATTCGATTCGTCAAGGATTCTAAAAGAGTAACTATTGCACCTTACACTCCACCGAATAGTCTATGGAGAGGTCCCGATGAGGATGATCCTGAAAATCGTGAAAAATTAGACATTCACGTAATATTTAATGAAGGAAACGACAAAATcacagttttttttaatggtGACTACGCTATTCTTTTGCCAGTAAGTGATTTTGAGAACGAGAAGATCCTTAAATCGGTAGTTAAAGTACAGGATGGTTTTTATCATTGCTTATATAATGATGGAACTGTATCAACTTTAAACTTGGAACGGCTATTACAGAGCGAACCATCAGTGGACTTATTGCGCTATATGATGGTAATAAAAGAGCTTATAGGTTACTTGCTCGCGCATATAGAGTTTATTAACCGGGAATTAACAACGCCGTATGTGGATTTCCTCAAAAGAATATGTGATGAAGCCTATGGGTATAGTAAGCTGAAGTCAGAACTAGaatgtttatttttattaggAGAAGTTCCATGCGATTTAGACGATTGGTTATGCAATGCAGTGGGTGAgaagaatttcaaaagatggAAAGTTTTGGGCTGCGAAGCTTACCAAAAGACTGTTCAGGTTTTTACTTTGGCGTTTGTGCCCACATGTGAAAGgatcattatttttgtccaaaaagtaaaaggTGTATTAGAAGCCTTTTCTATTCAAGATGAATCTGACAATAATGCTGATTTAACAGCAGTTGAACTTCTATTAAAACAATCTCAGGAGCTATTGAATATTACTTTGAAATCAATAATTGACCTGGGAAAAGATGAAGcactttttgaaaagttctTGATGTGGTTTAACGATAGGATTCATGAAGGGCTAGACGAGGACTACAAAtccaaatttgaatttgaagatgacCCTTACTTTGGGTACGACTTattaaatttctttgagaaatttttatttggcGGAAATACAGATTCCAGCTCGGTAATCGATATGAATCTCTATAGAGATCTAATTAATAGCATGACTGATATGGAGAAAGATATTGCAAAGAACAATGTAAATCCACATATCCAACGGcaaattttatttcaatCAAAAGCGGATGTTTTTTCACAAAGGTACCCGTCCTCTCAAATAAATTTACTTGATGCCATAAAACTACCAAAACAGAATTATATTGTTTATCTCCTTCAGGtgactgaaaaaaagaatactcAAGAGGCTCCTATGGAAGCAAATACACAAAAGTTATATATAGGGACACTGAAAGATGAATCCCTAAATATCGTATCAAGGGAATCGTCTATCAAGATTCCAGAGCCTTTTAAGAGCTATGATTTGAACAGTGCAAGATTCGCACCGAAAATGGTTCCCAACTTCATCAGGGAAATTGAACAGATAAACAGTAACTATAACTATAATCACAATGCTAAATTTggagaggaagaagatgacgacgaGGAAGATGATGGCACTATAACTATTCCTACATATATTACGGAAAGTGAGAAAAGTGAAGATTTCATAGCATGCACCACGAAGATTTCGGTAGATGGGAGAAGCGCCTCACTGGTGTTTCCAAAAGGAAACGAAgtcaataaaaatataaatagaTAG
- the VBA4 gene encoding Vba4p, whose amino-acid sequence MGKKDKQRKKLREFAKLKNKQQNLRKSVQSLKKEVQRRSVAPESLNRIVFENLKREEANEKSPLLPTSSENSPILPTPSGNSPISPTPSEPREGNSPKTFNINVNDTHFLPRMPENSNSVQTESDDIDGKLAENAKQERLKFLSQEEPARGSPLQRSMSDFSNRSASPLQSITSDNIPMSVHDLPESLANALEGNGDMTVAQLDSSVPGIDALPTSDLSPASVASAPEALVDRPEMRAYDYGSIPRAAKDIENGTNSSYTRVTSSDRFVHDLTRRRIFSSCMCTYLFFIAMDSAILMSIVSTIASEFHELWRLSLIVSVYLLSNAIGQLVFLKLSIVSSVKLLLCVAQISFILGSYLSWSAFHFWTFIFARSITGFGSGALMVLKSTIINRFSDKKDRYSLSASVIVFSLGVAIGPFLGYLFDTSHGSGWKNAFLIPVPFCLVNASIMLADIYSIKDNLHHGGSSPLSWKKLKKILLSPDLYEILALAVLLLWFVQATSLDITRLEHSAVIQGVMFFVFIACGILFWWIESNETYVNSIISMSLRGDKHLMWTMMGISSCFAALMCIIPFGTTYFTIVLNMSTLQIAERLLPVFFSIVVGYISVCYFWKPQTQNYMLEVVLSGVTLILYIALMGASLSLPVWKQYACLSLPLLGSCMILTRLSNLYHEYHQPKKSPISGSLVYCFSAMGGTIGVSLGGYVFHKTLLKTVHDEVMKFSKHGHLEKDLLKIIKHATQSSDWVHESAPRFIFETLIECYLQACRNVFKLSAMLFTITVITIFFFNRIN is encoded by the coding sequence ATGGGGAAAAAGGATAAACAGCGTAAGAAACTTCGTGAGTTTGCtaaattgaagaacaagcaGCAAAACTTGCGAAAGAGTGTTCAgagtttaaaaaaagaagtcCAGCGGAGGAGTGTGGCACCAGAAAGTTTAAATAGgattgtttttgaaaatctcaaaagagaagaagctAATGAAAAGAGTCCATTATTACCAACTTCTAGTGAAAATAGCCCAATCTTACCAACTCCTAGTGGAAATAGTCCAATCTCACCAACTCCTAGTGAGCCAAGAGAGGGCAATAGTCCAAAGACGTTTAATATAAACGTTAATGACACACACTTTTTACCAAGAATGCCTGAGAACAGTAATTCTGTTCAAACCGAAAGTGATGACATCGATGGAAAATTGGCAGAGAATGCTAAGCAAGAACGTCTTAAGTTCCTTTCACAGGAAGAGCCTGCTAGGGGATCTCCTTTACAAAGGTCTATGTCAGATTTCAGTAACAGGTCAGCTTCTCCATTGCAAAGTATTACCAGCGATAATATTCCGATGAGCGTGCATGATCTTCCAGAGTCCTTAGCAAATGCGTTAGAAGGAAATGGAGACATGACCGTGGCGCAATTGGATAGTTCTGTGCCAGGTATTGATGCTTTGCCAACCTCAGATTTGAGCCCAGCCTCTGTCGCATCAGCTCCCGAAGCACTAGTTGACAGACCTGAAATGAGAGCATATGATTACGGTTCTATTCCAAGGGCCGCTAAAGACATAGAAAATGGGACAAATTCTTCTTATACTAGGGTTACGTCTTCTGATAGATTCGTACATGATCTcactagaagaagaatattttcatcCTGCATGTGTacttatttattctttattgCAATGGATAGTGCTATCCTAATGTCAATCGTTTCCACAATTGCTTCTGAGTTCCATGAATTATGGAGACTATCATTGATCGTCTCCGTATATCTACTGAGTAATGCTATCGGGCAACTagtgtttttgaaactatCTATAGTATCTAGCGTGAAATTGCTGTTGTGCGTAGCTCAAATCAGTTTTATTCTCGGTAGCTACTTATCTTGGAGCGCTTTCCACTTTTGGACGTTCATCTTTGCCCGTTCTATCACAGGATTTGGCAGTGGTGCTTTGATGGTGCTTAAGAGTACTATCATAAATCGTTTTTCTGACAAGAAAGACCGGTACTCTTTGAGTGCATCGGTGATAGTTTTTTCTCTAGGTGTGGCCATAGGGCCCTTCCTAGGATACCTCTTTGATACTTCCCATGGCAGTGGATGGAAGAATGCCTTTTTGATTCCTGTACCCTTTTGCCTTGTGAACGCTTCAATCATGTTAGCAGACATATATTCTATCAAGGATAATTTACACCATGGAGGTTCCTCACCTCTTTCATGGAAAAAACTCAAGAAGATACTATTGAGTCCTGATTTATACGAAATCTTGGCTCTTGCGGTATTGCTACTCTGGTTTGTTCAAGCAACTTCATTGGATATCACAAGACTAGAGCATAGTGCGGTAATTCAAGGCGTTATGTTTTTTGTATTCATCGCCTGTGGTATATTATTTTGGTGGATAGAGAGTAACGAAACTTACGTCAACTCTATTATTTCGATGTCGTTGAGAGGTGACAAACACTTGATGTGGACAATGATGGGAATTTCGTCCTGCTTCGCGGCACTAATGTGCATTATCCCATTCGGTACAACATATTTTACCattgttttgaatatgAGCACATTACAAATTGCAGAAAGATTACTCccagtatttttttccattgtaGTGGGTTATATCAGtgtttgttatttttggaaGCCACAAACGCAAAACTACATGCTGGAGGTTGTGTTGAGTGGAGTTACTTTGATATTATATATAGCTCTTATGGGAGCAAGTTTGAGTTTACCGGTATGGAAGCAGTATGCCTGTTTGTCTCTACCGTTACTAGGTTCCTGTATGATTTTAACCCGTCTTTCGAACCTCTACCACGAATATCATcagccaaaaaaatcaccTATTAGTGGCTCCCTCGTATATTGTTTTAGTGCCATGGGGGGGACAATCGGAGTTTCCCTTGGTGGCTATGTTTTCCACAAGacacttttgaaaactgtACATGACGAGGTGATGAAGTTCAGCAAGCACGGTCACCTTGAAAAGgaccttttgaaaatcatcaaaCACGCCACCCAATCTTCAGATTGGGTACACGAATCAGCACCTAGATTTATTTTCGAAACTTTAATTGAGTGTTATTTACAAGCGTGTCGGAACGTGTTCAAGCTATCTGCCATGTTGTTTACAATCACAGTCATCacgatatttttcttcaacagaaTCAATTGA